In Chlorobiota bacterium, the sequence CCGGCGCACGGATACCGATTGCCGTGGCGCATGGCGAGGGGCTGGCGGAGTTCAGCGGCGCGGCAACGCTTGCCCAAGCGGAAGAAACCGGAACAATCGTTGCGCGGTTTGTTGACAACCACGGGCTGGCAACCGAACGCTACCCCGCCAACCCGAACGGCTCGCCAAACGGCATTGCAGGGCTGTGCAGCAGCGATGGCCGCGTCACGATTATGATGCCCCACCCAGAGCGGGTGTTCCGCGCCATTACCATGTCGTGGCATCCCGACGAATGGACCGGCGACAGCCCCTGGATGCGGATGTTCCAGAACGCCAGGGTTTGGGTGGGATAATCATCCCCGCCCCCATTCCTGAAAACCAGACCTTCCACGTTCAAGCCACAAAAACTTCACCGCGCCAATGGCCTTGATTGCAGCACACCATCCTTCCGTTGCTGGTCCGGTGATTCTGGGCGGGGGGATTGCGGGGATTGCCGCAGGTCCGGCTTGCGCAAGCGGGGGTCCCCCCAATCTTGATCGAGTCGCGGCCCTATCTTGGCGGGCGGTTGCGGTCGTTTGTTCACGAAGGGACGGGGGATGAGATTGACAACGGCCAGCACCTTCTGATGGGATGCTACCACGCCACCTTCCAACTGCTGGAAGCGTTGGGAACGCGGGGATTGGTGGAGCTGGCCCCCACGCTAACGGTGGAGTTCCGCGACCCCGATGGAAGCCGCGATTCCATTGATTCCCCCCGTTGGCTTCCCGCTCCGCTGAACGTCCTTGCGGGGATGCTGCGGCTGCGCCGATTGACGCTTGCCCAGCGGCTGCGACTGCTGCGGGTTGGCATGGCGATTCGGAGCAAGCGGGACCAACCCACGCCGGCCGAGACCGCAACGGAGTATCTGCAACGGCTGGGCCAATCGCGGGCGGCACGCGCACGGCTTTGGGACCAAATCATCATCGCCACGCTGAACACCCCTGCTGACGAAGCGTCGGCAACGCTGTTTGCTGCGGTGATGCGGCGCGCATTTCTTGGGGGGAAAACCGAATCGCAGCTTGGGTTTGTTCGTGCCGGATTATCGGCATTGCATGCCCCCGCGCAGGCGTTTATCACCCGCCACGGAGGGAGCGTGATGACCGGCACGCCCATCACCCGAATTGAGCAGAATGGCGATGGAACGTGGATCGTTTTCCTGAAAGAACGCCAGCCAATCGTTGCCTCCCATCTGATCTCCGCCCTTCCCCACTCCAACCTGCGAGGCATCTCACCCCCGGGCATCATCCAGCAAATACCGTCGCTTGCGCAGCCAATGCCTACCTCTCCTATCGTCTCACTCTACCTCTGGTTCAACACGCCGTTGCACGCAATGCCGATGTTCGCGGCGATGATTGGAACGGGGGTGCAGTGGGTGTTCAACAAGCGGAAGATTATGGCGGCGGGGAACGAGAAATTTCCGGGGCTGATATCGTGCACCATCAGCGCCGCAGTGGCCGAAACCGCCACCGATGCAGCCCAGATAGTGCGCCACGCCGAGCAGGAACTTCGCGGGGCGTTTCCGGAGCTTCGCGGGGCAACGCTGGTGGCGCATCAGGTGATAAAGGAGAAGCACGCAACGTTTGCGGCAACGCCACAGAACGAAGCGGTCCGAACGGGGCCGGGAACCTTGATCCCAGGCCTCTATCTTGCCGGCGATTGGACCGGCACCGGGCTTCCTGGAACCATCGAGGGTGGGGTGCAAAGCGGCGTTGCGGCGGCCAACCAGTTGCTTGCCGAGCTTCCGCGCCGCTGACGGCGAAAAACAAACGGGGTAGCGGCCCCGACCTTTGTCGGGGCCCAGACCGAAGATGACGCCGAAGGCTAAAGACCTTTTATCAATCCCGACGAAGGTCGGGACGGCTACCACTGCGGCGAC encodes:
- a CDS encoding FAD-dependent oxidoreductase; the encoded protein is MPQVRLAQAGVPPILIESRPYLGGRLRSFVHEGTGDEIDNGQHLLMGCYHATFQLLEALGTRGLVELAPTLTVEFRDPDGSRDSIDSPRWLPAPLNVLAGMLRLRRLTLAQRLRLLRVGMAIRSKRDQPTPAETATEYLQRLGQSRAARARLWDQIIIATLNTPADEASATLFAAVMRRAFLGGKTESQLGFVRAGLSALHAPAQAFITRHGGSVMTGTPITRIEQNGDGTWIVFLKERQPIVASHLISALPHSNLRGISPPGIIQQIPSLAQPMPTSPIVSLYLWFNTPLHAMPMFAAMIGTGVQWVFNKRKIMAAGNEKFPGLISCTISAAVAETATDAAQIVRHAEQELRGAFPELRGATLVAHQVIKEKHATFAATPQNEAVRTGPGTLIPGLYLAGDWTGTGLPGTIEGGVQSGVAAANQLLAELPRR